A single Vanacampus margaritifer isolate UIUO_Vmar chromosome 7, RoL_Vmar_1.0, whole genome shotgun sequence DNA region contains:
- the smox gene encoding spermine oxidase, with protein sequence MQSCEISSDGTDDPLSSGLRTPRQPRVVVIGAGLAGLSAAKVLLKRGFTDVTVLEALDRVGGRVHSIKHGETALELGATWIHGGNGNPVYHLAEDNRLLEQNTDGETSVERISLYSKNGVAHYLTNVGKRIPKDLVEEFSDLYNEVYELTQEFFQHGKPVGAESQNSVGVFTRDVVRKRIMMDPDDSDSTKKLKLSMLQQYLKVESCESSSPNMDEVSLSEFGEWTAIPGAHYVVPAGFNKIGELLAADIPPHAICLSKPVRCIHWNYSAQHDELIGKSDDANRDNNHNRNNSGRRDPRKAGHPICVECEDEEWIMADHVIVTVSLGLLKHNHEAMFSPSLPEDKVLAIEKLGISTTDKIFLEYAEPFWSPECNSIQFVWEDEAQLEQLTYPEELWYKKICSFDVLYPPERYGYMLSGWICGGEALYMERSDDETVAETCTELLRRFTGNPDIPKPRRILRSSWGSNQYFRGSYSYTRVGSSGGDFERLAMPLPYANSTKAPTLQLLFAGEATHRKYYSTTHGALLSGQREAYRLVEMYQDWHSADTSKPNV encoded by the exons ATGCAAAGTTGTGAAATCTCCTCAGACGGAACTGATGATCCTCTTAGTAGCGGCCTGCGCACACCTCGGCAGCCTCGAGTAGTCGTGATCGGCGCTGGCTTGGCTGGCCTCTCTGCAGCCAAGGTCCTGCTGAAGAGGGGCTTCACCGATGTCACGGTCCTAGAGGCCTTAGACCGCGTCGGTGGCAGAGTTCATAGTATTAAGCACG GCGAAACAGCTTTGGAGCTAGGAGCCACCTGGATACACGGCGGCAATGGGAACCCGGTGTACCACCTGGCCGAGGACAACAGGCTGCTGGAACAAAACACAGATGGCGAGACGAGCGTAGAGCGCATCAGCCTGTATAGCAAGAATGGCGTCGCTCACTACCTGACCAATGTTGGCAAGAGGATCCCCAAGGACCTGGTAGAAGAGTTCAGCGACCTCTACAATGAG GTGTACGAGCTGACTCAGGAGTTCTTCCAGCATGGGAAGCCCGTTGGCGCCGAAAGCCAGAACAGCGTTGGCGTCTTCACGCGAGATGTGGTGCGCAAGCGGATTATGATGGATCCTGACGATTCCGACAGCACCAAGAAGCTGAAATTGTCCATGCTTCAACAGTACCTCAAG GTAGAGAGTTGTGAAAGCAGCTCACCCAACATGGACGAGGTGTCCCTGAGTGAGTTTGGCGAGTGGACCGCGATCCCTGGCGCGCATTACGTCGTCCCCGCAGGCTTCAATAAGATCGGGGAGCTCCTGGCCGCAGACATCCCCCCTCACGCCATATGCCTTAGCAAACCGGTCCGCTGCATCCACTGGAACTACTCGGCCCAGCACGACGAGTTGATCGGCAAGAGCGACGACGCCAACCGGGACAACAACCACAATCGAAACAACAGCGGGCGCCGGGACCCCCGCAAGGCGGGGCACCCCATTTGCGTGGAGTGCGAAGACGAGGAGTGGATCATGGCCGACCACGTGATCGTGACGGTTTCCTTAGGTTTGCTGAAGCACAACCACGAGGCCATGTTCTCGCCTTCGCTACCCGAGGACAAGGTGCTGGCCATCGAGAAGCTGGGCATCAGCACCACGGATAAGATTTTCTTAGAGTACGCCGAGCCGTTTTGGAGCCCCGAGTGCAACAGCATTCAGTTTGTGTGGGAAGACGAGGCCCAGCTCGAACAGCTGACCTACCCCGAGGAGCTGTGGTATAAGAAGATCTGCAGCTTCGACGTGCTCTACCCGCCAGAGCGCTACGGCTACATGCTGAGCGGCTGGATATGCGGCGGGGAGGCCCTCTACATGGAGCGCAGCGATGACGAAACTGTAGCCGAGACGTGCACGGAGCTGCTCAGGCGCTTTACAG GGAACCCTGACATTCCAAAGCCCCGGCGTATCCTGCGCTCCTCCTGGGGTAGCAACCAATACTTTCGAGGGTCCTACTCTTACACCAGGGTGGGCTCCAGCGGCGGAGACTTTGAGAGGCTGGCCATGCCGCTGCCTTACGCCAACAGCACAAAGGCTCCG